In Cicer arietinum cultivar CDC Frontier isolate Library 1 chromosome 1, Cicar.CDCFrontier_v2.0, whole genome shotgun sequence, one DNA window encodes the following:
- the LOC101488453 gene encoding uncharacterized protein encodes MKKGVHPQKQWMTYVTQTGRLMHVMMTKIHPVGKVYHFRAKRQMAESLGQIAKFKRRFGLENTEASGK; translated from the coding sequence ATGAAGAAAGGTGTGCACCCACAGAAGCAATGGATGACTTATGTTACTCAAACTGGTAGATTGATGCATGTGATGATGACAAAGATACACCCTGTTGGTAAAGTCTACCACTTCCGTGCTAAGCGTCAAATGGCCGAGAGTTTAGGACAGATTGCCAAGTTCAAACGTCGTTTCGGGTTAGAAAATACAGAGGCCAGTGGAAAATGA